The Candidatus Hydrogenedentota bacterium DNA segment TACACGCTGATCGTAGTTCCGCAGGATCCTTCGAAGGTCCGGACGAACCTGAAGGCTCCAATTCTAATCAATCCCAAGCATCGCCTTGGAAAACAGACGATCTTGGATCGATCCAACTATCCGGTTCAGTACTTCCTCGCGCAGGCAAAGCGCTCCGGCACGGAGGCGGGAGAGGTGGCGAATGCTCGTTCTGACGCGTAAAGAGAATGAGAACATCATGATTGGGGACGACATTGTCGTGAAGGTTCTCGATGTCCGCGAAAATCAAGTGAAGATTGGAATCGTGGCTCCACGCTCGGTAGCCGTGCATCGCCAAGAAGTCTACGACGCTATTCAGGCGGAAAACTCGCAGGCAGCCCGGGTCACCCAAGTGGAAGCGATCACCAATCTGATACCGCGTTAAGGGGAGATGAAGACATGGATGTCATTATCGACGGGAACCGCACTCACACCTTTGAAACCGCCCCATCCGAAGTAATTGCCGCCCTGGGAGAAGTTAGTGCCACGCTTCAAAGCGAAGGCCGCGCAATCGTGGGAATCAACATCGACGGACAGAATCTCACCGCCGATCGCTTGGCCGAAGTTCTGGAAAACAAGACTCCCGATCAAGTTGGGACGATTTCAGTAT contains these protein-coding regions:
- the csrA gene encoding carbon storage regulator CsrA, with amino-acid sequence MLVLTRKENENIMIGDDIVVKVLDVRENQVKIGIVAPRSVAVHRQEVYDAIQAENSQAARVTQVEAITNLIPR